The following coding sequences lie in one Gemmatimonadaceae bacterium genomic window:
- a CDS encoding cupin domain-containing protein — MTTSQFKVLAPSEGLRLQSGPGRDLIFKVTGEDTGGAFDYFIVQVAPHGGPPLHVHHSQEETVHVLKGQFKVRIGDEYFHCTEGDFAYLPKQVPHAFLNLTDEPGEIIVVYTPGGGHKFYEELGPLTRNGSPDPKAVAALFTKYDMTLLGPPLRPD; from the coding sequence ATGACGACCAGTCAGTTCAAGGTGTTGGCGCCATCCGAAGGACTGCGGTTGCAGTCGGGCCCCGGCCGCGATCTCATTTTCAAGGTGACGGGCGAAGATACCGGTGGCGCGTTCGATTACTTCATCGTGCAGGTCGCGCCACACGGCGGGCCACCACTGCATGTGCACCATAGCCAGGAAGAGACCGTGCATGTCCTGAAGGGCCAGTTCAAAGTCCGGATTGGCGACGAGTACTTCCACTGCACGGAAGGGGATTTCGCGTACTTGCCCAAGCAGGTTCCGCACGCGTTCCTCAACCTGACCGATGAGCCCGGCGAGATCATCGTGGTGTACACACCCGGCGGCGGTCACAAGTTCTACGAGGAGCTTGGACCGCTGACGCGAAATGGATCACCCGATCCGAAAGCGGTGGCCGCTCTGTTCACCAAGTACGACATGACGTTGCTGGGACCGCCACTGCGGCCCGACTGA
- a CDS encoding alpha/beta fold hydrolase: MQRVIRRIGALVGALAVAIMVFVVAASLDLGVLPLAVMALAAFLVSGYALLRFSLRFDTSPAVQGDRRVPVWRWLVGGAAAYAMAAQLLVGTAPSHDVVAPTPTPDTKFWTLGNGSRIAYEVAPATGASRHAPIVVLHDGPGMPVLPFLHALGKRPLDFVRDDGYDVYYYDQLGAGLSGRIDLTAAPPYTVARHVADLEEIRRTLNVPKMVLFGTGWGATLAVDYLAEHAEHVEKLILESPVAVWAPAWPDQISPTARAKMTDVQASALAALQRPPLRLVLGRMMADFSPRAAHTFIADWEGDQWWTKTTEESIRLGQPNYTCHTDPGQGIPVPSGLGFFANSYTLADAVRRPDIRPTLAKIPTSALILRGTCDYTDWRVSTEYLRLLSGAHYVAIPAAGHFIWLEQESMFAEVVRAYLRGEALPLEAYDPAHRMPLPR, translated from the coding sequence GGTGCGCTTGCCGTTGCCATCATGGTCTTCGTGGTCGCCGCCTCACTCGACCTGGGCGTGCTGCCGCTGGCGGTGATGGCCCTGGCCGCATTTCTGGTGAGCGGATACGCTCTGCTGCGGTTCAGCCTGCGCTTTGACACGTCGCCGGCAGTGCAGGGCGACCGGCGCGTTCCGGTGTGGCGATGGCTGGTTGGCGGTGCGGCGGCATACGCCATGGCCGCACAGTTGCTGGTGGGCACGGCTCCGTCTCACGATGTGGTGGCCCCGACGCCGACGCCCGACACGAAGTTCTGGACCCTGGGCAATGGGTCGCGTATCGCGTACGAGGTAGCGCCCGCAACGGGCGCGTCGCGGCACGCGCCCATCGTGGTGCTGCATGACGGTCCGGGAATGCCGGTGCTGCCGTTCCTGCATGCGCTGGGAAAGCGCCCGCTGGACTTCGTGCGTGACGACGGATACGACGTGTACTACTACGACCAATTGGGCGCCGGGTTGTCCGGACGTATCGACCTGACCGCCGCACCACCGTACACAGTGGCCCGTCACGTTGCCGATCTTGAGGAGATTCGGCGAACGCTCAACGTCCCGAAGATGGTCCTGTTTGGCACCGGATGGGGAGCGACGCTCGCGGTCGACTATCTGGCTGAGCACGCCGAGCACGTGGAGAAGCTGATTCTCGAATCACCGGTGGCCGTGTGGGCGCCGGCGTGGCCCGACCAGATCAGCCCGACGGCACGTGCGAAGATGACGGACGTGCAGGCGTCCGCGCTGGCGGCGTTGCAGCGTCCGCCGCTTCGTCTGGTGCTCGGCCGCATGATGGCTGACTTCAGTCCGCGCGCTGCGCACACCTTCATTGCGGATTGGGAGGGTGATCAGTGGTGGACGAAAACGACGGAAGAGTCCATCCGACTGGGTCAGCCCAACTACACCTGTCATACTGATCCGGGACAAGGTATTCCGGTGCCCTCGGGGTTGGGGTTCTTCGCCAACAGCTACACACTGGCCGACGCGGTGCGTCGACCTGATATCCGTCCGACACTCGCCAAAATCCCCACCAGCGCGCTGATCCTGCGCGGGACGTGCGACTACACCGATTGGCGCGTGTCGACGGAATACCTGCGCCTGTTGTCTGGCGCGCACTACGTGGCAATCCCGGCGGCAGGTCATTTCATCTGGCTTGAGCAGGAGTCGATGTTCGCCGAAGTCGTGCGTGCGTACTTGCGCGGTGAGGCCCTGCCCCTTGAGGCCTATGACCCCGCGCATCGGATGCCTCTACCGCGATAG
- a CDS encoding heavy metal-binding domain-containing protein, which translates to MTTTTFELPGCTVLRSLGVVRGVVVRSRSVIGTFGAGLQTLFGGNISIFTELAENARQQAFDTMLQHAHIAGANAVIGIRYDANEMMSGVTEVLCYGTAVVVRPNE; encoded by the coding sequence ATGACCACCACGACCTTTGAACTGCCAGGGTGCACCGTGCTGCGCAGCCTGGGTGTCGTGCGCGGTGTGGTAGTCCGCTCGCGTTCGGTGATAGGCACCTTCGGTGCCGGCCTGCAGACCCTCTTCGGCGGGAATATCTCAATCTTCACCGAACTCGCGGAGAACGCGCGGCAGCAGGCGTTCGACACCATGCTGCAACACGCGCACATCGCCGGCGCCAATGCGGTGATCGGCATTCGCTATGACGCCAACGAGATGATGAGCGGCGTGACGGAAGTGCTGTGCTACGGTACCGCCGTGGTGGTGCGGCCAAACGAATAG
- a CDS encoding SDR family oxidoreductase — MPPLADFQGRVAIITGAARGLGRAAAERLLDRGASVAVNVREHARAQAVATALGDRAFAVAGDITADGMPKDIVARTVAHFGRVDILVNNAALARSTRFDDLTADEWRTAMEVNLTAPFLLMKAALPTMKAQQYGRVVNVSSTAGRMVSTLGGAHYTASKTGLLGLTRAAAKELGPFGITVNAICPGMIDTELTREYATRERLEQLAAGFPVPRLGTASEVADLICFIASEAAGYMTGTALDINGGDLMM; from the coding sequence TTGCCCCCGCTTGCAGACTTCCAGGGACGCGTGGCGATCATCACCGGTGCGGCGCGCGGCCTTGGTCGCGCCGCCGCAGAACGCTTGCTCGATCGTGGCGCATCGGTTGCGGTCAACGTGCGCGAGCACGCGCGGGCCCAGGCGGTGGCCACCGCGCTCGGTGATCGAGCGTTTGCCGTGGCCGGCGACATTACCGCTGACGGCATGCCGAAGGACATTGTGGCGCGCACCGTGGCGCACTTTGGTCGCGTGGACATCCTCGTCAATAACGCGGCGCTGGCACGATCCACACGCTTCGACGACCTCACCGCCGATGAGTGGCGAACCGCCATGGAAGTAAATCTGACGGCGCCATTTCTGCTCATGAAGGCGGCGCTGCCAACCATGAAGGCCCAGCAGTACGGGCGCGTGGTGAACGTGTCGTCAACGGCTGGACGTATGGTGAGTACGTTGGGTGGAGCGCACTACACGGCGTCCAAGACCGGCTTGCTTGGCCTCACACGCGCCGCCGCGAAAGAACTGGGCCCGTTTGGCATCACCGTGAATGCCATCTGTCCGGGGATGATCGACACCGAGCTGACGCGCGAGTATGCCACGCGCGAACGGTTGGAGCAGCTGGCGGCGGGCTTCCCGGTGCCGCGCTTGGGAACGGCCAGTGAAGTGGCCGATTTGATCTGCTTCATTGCGTCCGAAGCGGCCGGCTACATGACCGGCACGGCGCTCGACATCAACGGTGGCGATCTGATGATGTAG
- a CDS encoding dicarboxylate/amino acid:cation symporter: MNENTRVLLSLGLAIAIGMAIGATGHVALQNAADAVGPLGTLWVNAIRMTVIPLVVSLLITGVASTSDVSAIGRLGKRILVVFVALLAGTAALVMPLAPLLFSVLPSAAASRPSLPPGATEAASQLVSGGQSQTAGAWLVSLIPSNPIAAAASGAMLPLIIFTLLFALAIVRGTAESRERLLQFFGAIADAMLLLVRWVVLLAPIGVFALVLPLAVHAGAQLAGAIGFYIAAYSVMCAICVVLLYPVAAFFGHVPVRAYARALLPAQLIALSSSSSIAALPALVESADHLGLSKRVTGFVLPLTVSTFKIAAPVSWTLGALFVGWFFGVPVHARELATIAFAAVFLSFGVPGVPRGAFIMLTPLFQAIGLPIEGIGILIAVDAIPDTLATALNVSGYMAATTIVASGETTV; the protein is encoded by the coding sequence ATGAACGAAAACACGCGGGTTCTGTTGTCGCTGGGGCTGGCCATAGCGATCGGCATGGCAATCGGGGCGACTGGCCATGTCGCGCTCCAGAATGCAGCCGACGCGGTCGGGCCGCTGGGGACGCTGTGGGTGAACGCCATCCGGATGACCGTCATTCCGCTGGTGGTGTCGTTGCTGATCACCGGGGTCGCGTCCACCTCGGACGTGAGCGCGATCGGTCGCCTGGGCAAGCGCATTCTGGTGGTATTCGTCGCCCTGCTGGCCGGCACGGCGGCGCTCGTCATGCCTCTGGCGCCGCTGCTCTTCTCGGTATTGCCCAGCGCCGCGGCGTCGCGGCCCTCGCTGCCGCCCGGCGCCACCGAAGCCGCCAGTCAATTGGTGTCCGGTGGTCAAAGCCAGACGGCGGGCGCCTGGCTGGTCTCGTTGATTCCTTCCAATCCGATCGCCGCGGCGGCGAGCGGAGCCATGTTGCCCCTGATCATCTTCACCCTGTTGTTTGCCCTGGCCATCGTGCGGGGCACGGCCGAGTCACGCGAACGCCTCTTGCAGTTCTTCGGCGCCATCGCCGATGCCATGCTGCTGCTGGTGCGCTGGGTCGTGCTGCTGGCACCTATCGGCGTGTTTGCCCTGGTGTTGCCGCTGGCGGTGCATGCCGGTGCTCAATTGGCGGGCGCGATCGGCTTCTACATCGCGGCGTACTCCGTGATGTGCGCAATCTGTGTGGTGCTGCTGTATCCCGTCGCGGCGTTTTTCGGGCACGTGCCGGTGCGCGCCTATGCCCGGGCGCTGTTGCCGGCGCAACTCATTGCGCTGAGCTCCAGCTCGTCCATTGCCGCTCTGCCCGCGCTGGTCGAAAGCGCGGACCATCTTGGCCTGTCAAAGCGCGTCACGGGATTTGTGCTGCCGCTGACCGTTTCCACATTCAAGATTGCTGCGCCGGTATCCTGGACCCTTGGTGCGCTGTTTGTGGGGTGGTTTTTTGGTGTGCCGGTGCACGCACGCGAACTGGCGACCATTGCGTTTGCGGCGGTCTTTCTGTCCTTCGGCGTACCCGGTGTGCCGCGCGGCGCCTTTATCATGCTCACCCCGTTGTTTCAGGCTATCGGTTTGCCCATTGAAGGCATCGGCATTCTGATTGCGGTGGATGCCATTCCGGATACTCTGGCGACGGCCTTGAACGTTTCGGGATATATGGCGGCGACGACCATCGTGGCCAGCGGGGAAACCACCGTCTGA
- a CDS encoding family 10 glycosylhydrolase has translation MPAAAPAQPSALPPEFTREFRGVWVASVANIDWPSKPGLSSWQQQSELLQILDRARTLNLNAVLLQVRPSADALYASRLEPWSAYLTGVEGRAPEPYYDPLTFAVREAHARGLELHAWFNPYRARHPSATSPAAHTHISVTHPQLVRTYGKYLWMDPGEPAVLKRTLDVMLDVVKRYDVDGIHIDDYFYPYPEPGPDQLDVPFPDSTSYARYRRRGGTLGLSDWRRHNVDTLVQLLYRRTKSLKPWVKVGISPFGIWRPGNPEQIKGFDSYEKLYGDSRRWLREGWIDYFTPQLYWPIAQTPQAYPVLLDWWLGENVKGRHLWPGHNASRAAAGGTWSPDELNAQVRATRATAATGDVLFSMRALMSANAVTRDSVSVGVATQPPRPAAAEAMADRLFSELYRAPALIPASPWLSMRMPHMPQAALTRDAASGDHVLRIVASPRARWITVRALTASGWQSFILPVAQRTLVLAPRTDPAPTRVLVSSVDRFGTESRPLELH, from the coding sequence ATGCCCGCGGCTGCGCCGGCGCAGCCATCCGCACTTCCTCCGGAGTTTACGCGCGAGTTCCGCGGGGTGTGGGTGGCCAGTGTTGCCAATATCGACTGGCCCTCCAAGCCCGGGCTCTCGTCGTGGCAACAGCAATCCGAATTGCTGCAGATACTTGATCGTGCACGCACGCTGAACCTGAACGCGGTGTTGCTCCAGGTCAGGCCCTCCGCCGATGCGCTGTACGCGTCGCGCCTGGAACCGTGGTCGGCGTATCTCACCGGCGTCGAGGGGCGCGCGCCAGAGCCGTATTACGATCCACTGACCTTCGCCGTGCGCGAGGCGCACGCGCGCGGCCTTGAGCTGCATGCGTGGTTCAATCCGTACCGGGCGCGACATCCCAGTGCAACCAGTCCGGCGGCGCACACGCACATCAGTGTCACGCATCCGCAGCTGGTGCGCACGTATGGGAAGTACCTGTGGATGGACCCGGGCGAGCCGGCGGTGCTCAAGCGTACGCTCGACGTGATGCTGGACGTCGTGAAGCGGTACGACGTGGATGGCATTCATATCGATGACTATTTCTATCCGTATCCGGAACCCGGGCCGGACCAACTCGACGTGCCGTTCCCGGATTCAACCAGCTATGCGCGCTACCGGCGTCGCGGCGGCACGCTGGGCTTGAGCGACTGGCGTCGGCACAACGTCGATACGCTGGTACAATTGCTCTATCGTCGTACCAAATCCCTCAAACCCTGGGTGAAGGTGGGGATCAGTCCGTTCGGTATCTGGCGTCCCGGAAATCCGGAGCAGATCAAGGGATTCGACTCGTACGAGAAACTGTACGGCGATTCGCGCCGGTGGCTGCGTGAGGGATGGATTGACTATTTCACACCGCAACTCTACTGGCCGATTGCACAGACTCCGCAGGCGTATCCCGTGCTGCTGGACTGGTGGTTGGGCGAAAATGTGAAGGGACGACACCTATGGCCGGGACACAATGCCAGCCGTGCCGCGGCTGGTGGCACCTGGTCGCCTGATGAATTGAACGCGCAAGTCCGAGCCACGCGTGCCACGGCCGCCACGGGTGATGTGCTGTTCAGCATGCGCGCCCTGATGTCGGCAAATGCGGTCACTCGCGACAGCGTGAGTGTTGGTGTGGCAACACAACCGCCGCGCCCGGCGGCCGCGGAAGCGATGGCAGACCGACTGTTCTCGGAACTCTACCGCGCCCCTGCACTGATTCCCGCGTCACCGTGGCTGTCGATGCGCATGCCGCACATGCCACAAGCCGCGTTGACGCGCGACGCGGCCAGCGGCGACCATGTGCTTCGTATCGTGGCATCGCCACGTGCACGGTGGATCACGGTTCGGGCACTCACTGCCAGTGGCTGGCAAAGCTTCATTCTCCCGGTGGCGCAACGGACCTTGGTACTGGCACCACGCACAGACCCGGCGCCAACACGCGTGTTGGTGAGCAGTGTCGATCGTTTCGGTACGGAAAGTCGCCCGCTCGAACTGCACTGA
- the dacB gene encoding D-alanyl-D-alanine carboxypeptidase/D-alanyl-D-alanine-endopeptidase, whose translation MPVRCPYLLALVCATTALGAQPAPDARIRAVMDRPEFAHASWGMEFYDLDTRKVAASVNGDRLFVPGSTTKLLTMGTALEVLGADHRFHTRVYRTGPIRNGVLEGDVVLVASGDPNLSGRRRADGSYAFIDRDHSYGGPPLATDPLLALRDIAKQIAARGITAVTGQVIVDASMFVEGDRELGTRVVMSPMVVNDNVIDIVVTPGAMTGEPATVVVSPRTSYLTVQARIVTGDTGSANTLDAVEDSSSVDHRVMVLTGRVPRGMPLNVRWAVASPRRFGEILLSDVLNAAGVRVIPRLGQRALALSALSHFYTDSMSVADYESLPLTAAAVVLLKTSQNLHASNFPLLLSSLPASRAAGKNGFDLAHDWLLREGLDVNGAVQGDGAGGAAFFSPRFMSRYLALVATRPWAQAFQAALPVLGKDGTLATIQVTAPGAGKVFAKTGTYATYDPLNRRALVTGKGLAGYFTAKNGHRFAFAIYVNNLAVTKGDPAVVAGQALGEIASLAWEHMR comes from the coding sequence ATGCCAGTGCGCTGCCCGTACCTGCTCGCCCTCGTCTGCGCGACCACCGCACTCGGCGCGCAACCTGCGCCGGACGCCCGTATTCGCGCCGTGATGGACCGCCCCGAGTTTGCGCATGCGAGCTGGGGAATGGAGTTCTATGACCTTGATACCAGAAAGGTCGCAGCCAGTGTCAACGGCGACCGGCTGTTTGTGCCCGGATCAACGACCAAACTGCTCACCATGGGCACCGCACTCGAAGTGCTGGGGGCCGATCATCGTTTCCACACCCGCGTGTACCGCACCGGACCCATTCGGAATGGGGTTCTGGAGGGCGATGTGGTCCTCGTGGCCAGCGGCGATCCGAACCTGTCGGGACGACGGCGTGCCGATGGAAGCTACGCATTCATCGACCGTGATCATTCGTACGGCGGACCGCCGCTGGCCACCGACCCGTTGCTCGCACTGCGTGACATTGCCAAACAGATTGCCGCGCGCGGTATCACCGCGGTGACGGGGCAGGTGATCGTGGACGCCTCGATGTTCGTGGAAGGGGACCGCGAACTGGGCACCCGTGTGGTGATGTCGCCGATGGTCGTGAACGACAATGTCATCGACATCGTCGTCACGCCCGGCGCGATGACAGGCGAGCCGGCGACGGTGGTTGTTTCCCCTCGCACGAGCTACCTGACCGTGCAGGCGCGCATCGTGACCGGCGATACCGGCAGCGCCAATACCCTTGACGCCGTGGAGGACAGCAGCAGCGTCGATCATCGGGTGATGGTGCTGACGGGGCGTGTGCCGCGCGGTATGCCGTTGAACGTGCGGTGGGCGGTGGCGTCTCCACGACGTTTCGGCGAGATCCTGCTCAGCGACGTGCTGAATGCAGCGGGTGTGCGCGTGATCCCGCGACTCGGCCAACGCGCGCTGGCCCTTTCGGCCCTGTCACACTTCTACACGGACTCGATGTCGGTGGCCGACTACGAGTCGCTTCCGTTGACGGCTGCTGCGGTGGTCCTGCTCAAGACCAGCCAGAATCTGCACGCCAGCAATTTCCCCCTGCTGCTGTCGTCGCTCCCCGCGTCGCGTGCGGCCGGCAAGAACGGATTTGACCTCGCGCACGACTGGCTGCTGCGCGAGGGACTGGATGTGAATGGTGCCGTGCAGGGCGACGGTGCCGGTGGCGCGGCGTTTTTCTCGCCGCGCTTCATGAGTCGATACCTGGCGTTGGTCGCCACCCGTCCATGGGCGCAGGCGTTCCAGGCCGCGTTGCCGGTGTTGGGAAAGGACGGCACGCTGGCGACGATTCAAGTTACCGCACCAGGGGCCGGCAAGGTGTTCGCCAAGACCGGCACCTACGCGACGTACGATCCCCTCAATCGTCGCGCGCTGGTTACCGGCAAAGGTCTCGCCGGCTACTTCACGGCCAAGAACGGACATCGATTCGCGTTTGCGATCTATGTGAACAACCTCGCCGTGACGAAGGGCGATCCTGCCGTTGTGGCGGGCCAGGCGTTGGGTGAGATCGCATCACTCGCTTGGGAACATATGCGCTGA
- the ggt gene encoding gamma-glutamyltransferase, which translates to MRRFVTATVSALVVAAACSKPEAPATRMEAVPSRTRQARVTTADSAMVVSASPFASNAGLAVLKSGGNAVDAAVAVAMTLAVTYPAAGNIGGGGFMVARIGGNNVALDFRETAPKAATRDMYLAANGDATDKSVTGALAAGVPGSVAGLYEAHKKYGSKPWAELLQAAIALADTGFAIDTAFSDDDEDGAHRLARDSASAALFLQNGKFLAIGTRWRAPKLAATLRRIAQSGRDGFYAGETADHIVAAMKQSGGIITHEDLRTYQPLWRTPVEFDYRGHHVVSMPPVSSGGLTLGLILGILEGKDLAALGWRTPQAIHLLAEAERRAFVRRNALLGDPAFVKIPVASFLSRDTAAALRAEIGEMSSGSPPAAPTKDKRHTTHFAIVDAKGNAVSITTTINESYGSAFTVPGAQFLLNDEMDDFTTKAGAINAMGLVQGATNAIAPGKRMLSSMTPTIVLDSSGAPELVTGAAGGAYIITAVAHLIVSVFDYHQSLGDAMAAPQFHHQDVPDSLVVESIPWADSAANFMRPLGHAVKRSPWGGLATVQSIARDGGVWRGVSEPRGFGLAVGY; encoded by the coding sequence ATGCGTCGTTTTGTCACGGCCACCGTCAGCGCACTGGTTGTCGCTGCGGCGTGCAGTAAGCCAGAAGCTCCCGCCACGCGCATGGAGGCGGTGCCATCGCGCACACGCCAAGCGCGTGTCACCACCGCCGACTCGGCGATGGTGGTCTCCGCCTCTCCCTTTGCCAGCAACGCCGGACTCGCCGTACTCAAAAGCGGCGGGAACGCCGTGGATGCGGCCGTTGCCGTGGCCATGACGCTCGCCGTCACCTATCCGGCCGCCGGCAACATCGGTGGCGGCGGATTCATGGTGGCGCGCATTGGTGGAAATAATGTCGCACTCGACTTTCGCGAAACCGCACCCAAGGCCGCCACGCGCGACATGTACCTCGCCGCCAACGGCGACGCCACAGACAAAAGCGTCACCGGCGCACTGGCCGCTGGCGTGCCGGGTTCGGTGGCCGGTCTGTACGAAGCACACAAGAAGTACGGATCCAAACCGTGGGCGGAGTTGCTGCAAGCCGCTATTGCCCTCGCCGACACGGGCTTCGCCATCGACACAGCCTTCAGCGACGATGATGAAGATGGCGCCCATCGACTGGCGCGAGATTCCGCCAGCGCCGCGCTGTTCCTGCAAAATGGGAAATTCCTCGCCATCGGTACCCGGTGGCGCGCACCCAAGCTGGCGGCCACCCTGCGGCGCATCGCGCAGTCGGGTCGCGACGGATTCTATGCCGGCGAAACGGCCGACCACATCGTCGCCGCCATGAAACAGAGTGGTGGCATCATCACGCACGAAGACCTGCGCACGTATCAACCGTTGTGGCGCACGCCGGTGGAGTTCGACTATCGCGGTCACCATGTCGTCTCCATGCCGCCCGTCTCTTCGGGCGGACTCACGCTCGGCCTGATCCTCGGCATTCTGGAAGGGAAAGACCTCGCCGCACTCGGCTGGCGCACGCCGCAAGCCATTCACCTGCTGGCCGAGGCGGAACGTCGTGCCTTTGTCCGTCGCAATGCACTGCTCGGCGATCCGGCGTTCGTGAAGATTCCCGTTGCGTCGTTCCTTTCCCGGGACACGGCGGCGGCGCTGCGCGCGGAGATCGGTGAGATGTCATCGGGAAGTCCACCGGCTGCTCCCACCAAGGACAAGCGACACACGACCCACTTCGCCATCGTCGACGCCAAGGGAAACGCCGTCTCCATCACCACCACCATCAACGAGAGTTACGGGTCGGCGTTCACGGTGCCGGGTGCGCAGTTCCTGTTGAACGACGAAATGGATGACTTCACGACCAAGGCCGGTGCCATTAACGCCATGGGGCTCGTACAGGGCGCCACGAATGCCATCGCGCCGGGCAAACGCATGCTGTCAAGCATGACGCCCACCATTGTCCTCGACTCGTCAGGCGCGCCGGAACTGGTCACCGGAGCCGCTGGCGGGGCCTACATCATCACGGCCGTAGCGCACCTGATTGTGAGTGTCTTTGACTACCACCAGTCGCTCGGCGATGCGATGGCCGCACCACAATTTCATCACCAGGACGTGCCCGACTCGCTGGTGGTGGAAAGCATTCCGTGGGCCGACTCGGCGGCAAACTTCATGCGGCCGCTGGGGCACGCCGTGAAGCGGTCACCGTGGGGCGGGTTGGCCACGGTGCAGAGCATCGCTCGCGATGGCGGGGTGTGGCGCGGTGTGAGTGAACCGCGCGGGTTTGGCCTGGCGGTGGGGTACTGA
- a CDS encoding succinylglutamate desuccinylase/aspartoacylase family protein: protein MNVSRVSHTAHAVFALSCAGMLLAGTDLAAQAPARAATGQQWLTRPERTDYAETSRYDEVIAYMKQMAAVSPQIHLTTYGYTYEGRPLPLAVIGAPGVTPEQVIATKKTRVYIQANIHAGEVEGKEAVLWLLRSIARGERNEWLKTTVLLINPIYNADGNERVNVTNRGSQAGPVGGMGQRENAQGFDLNRDGTKLETAEARSMASLLTRYQPHVAMDLHTTDGSSNSGFNMTYETSLNPNNSKGTMSLLRDVLLPEITKTIKAKHGSDWFYYGGVSGTGAERAWRSDAELAKPRYTSTYYGVRNILGLLTETYSYASFKTRITETYWFLEEVLGYVATHGEKMRDVVAMANKESIIGQQLAVRQVLVKAPALQNIVFAPTVSTRNPYVADRPYRLRTNGPVTSEMLPFFGTTEPTETSLAPRVWVVPMSSAAPGGAPPATPAFGGGRGGGGGGTPTQRMIASVIDRLEAHGIAYTLTTKDIAFSGERFKIASNTQADREYQGTHKARTLTGAWESTEQTLPAGSLVIAMDQPLARLAFILFDPRSDDGFMWWNILDPVLGMTPAPAYYPVLRSMTAVGN from the coding sequence ATGAACGTATCACGTGTGTCGCACACGGCTCATGCCGTATTCGCCCTCTCGTGCGCCGGCATGCTGCTGGCAGGCACCGATCTCGCTGCGCAGGCGCCGGCCCGCGCTGCAACGGGCCAGCAGTGGCTCACGCGCCCCGAGCGTACCGACTACGCCGAAACCAGTCGCTACGACGAGGTGATCGCGTACATGAAGCAGATGGCTGCGGTCTCGCCGCAAATCCATCTCACCACGTACGGGTACACGTACGAAGGCCGGCCGCTGCCGCTGGCTGTCATTGGCGCCCCAGGCGTCACGCCCGAACAGGTCATCGCCACGAAGAAGACCCGCGTGTACATCCAGGCCAACATCCACGCGGGGGAAGTGGAAGGAAAGGAGGCAGTGCTGTGGTTGCTGCGCTCCATCGCGCGAGGGGAGCGCAACGAGTGGCTGAAGACCACGGTGCTGCTCATCAACCCGATCTACAACGCCGACGGCAACGAGCGCGTGAACGTCACCAATCGCGGCAGTCAGGCCGGCCCGGTGGGCGGCATGGGTCAACGGGAAAATGCCCAGGGGTTCGATCTCAATCGCGACGGCACCAAGTTGGAAACGGCCGAGGCGCGCTCGATGGCCAGCTTGCTCACCCGGTATCAGCCGCACGTCGCGATGGATCTGCACACCACCGACGGCAGTTCCAACAGCGGCTTCAACATGACCTACGAAACGTCGCTCAATCCCAACAACTCGAAGGGCACCATGAGTTTGTTGCGCGACGTGCTGCTCCCGGAGATCACCAAAACCATCAAGGCCAAACACGGTTCCGACTGGTTCTACTACGGCGGTGTGTCTGGCACGGGCGCTGAGCGCGCCTGGCGATCCGACGCGGAACTGGCAAAGCCGCGGTACACCTCCACGTACTACGGCGTGCGCAATATCCTCGGCCTGCTCACCGAGACCTACTCCTACGCGTCGTTCAAAACGCGCATCACCGAGACGTACTGGTTCCTGGAGGAAGTGCTGGGCTACGTGGCCACGCACGGTGAGAAAATGCGCGACGTGGTGGCGATGGCCAACAAGGAATCCATCATTGGGCAGCAGCTGGCGGTGCGGCAGGTGTTGGTAAAGGCGCCGGCGCTGCAGAATATCGTGTTTGCGCCCACAGTCTCCACCCGCAACCCGTATGTGGCGGATCGCCCGTATCGCTTGCGCACCAACGGGCCCGTCACCAGCGAGATGCTGCCGTTCTTTGGCACCACGGAGCCAACGGAGACGAGCCTTGCACCGCGTGTGTGGGTGGTGCCGATGAGCAGCGCGGCGCCCGGTGGCGCTCCGCCAGCCACGCCGGCTTTTGGCGGAGGACGTGGCGGCGGCGGCGGGGGCACGCCGACGCAGCGCATGATCGCCAGTGTGATTGATCGTCTGGAGGCGCACGGCATTGCCTACACGCTCACGACGAAGGACATCGCATTCAGCGGTGAGCGTTTCAAGATCGCGTCCAATACGCAGGCCGATCGCGAGTACCAGGGGACGCACAAGGCGCGCACGCTCACTGGTGCCTGGGAGAGCACCGAACAGACGCTGCCGGCGGGTTCGCTGGTCATTGCGATGGACCAACCCTTGGCTCGACTGGCGTTCATATTGTTCGATCCCCGTTCCGATGACGGGTTCATGTGGTGGAATATCCTCGATCCGGTGCTTGGGATGACGCCGGCGCCGGCATACTACCCGGTGCTGCGGTCGATGACTGCGGTGGGAAACTGA